From the genome of Vicia villosa cultivar HV-30 ecotype Madison, WI linkage group LG2, Vvil1.0, whole genome shotgun sequence, one region includes:
- the LOC131646166 gene encoding nudix hydrolase 18, mitochondrial-like — protein MICMVSRSGRELQRYNTMGGRQVVGCIPYRYKQDINGNRSNELEVLMVSSQKTQRLMFPKGGWELDESLQEAASRESLEEAGVIGLVECELGQWNFISKRYGIYYEGYMFPLFVKEQLDYWPEKNLRTRVWMTVGEAREACQHWWMKEALDILLQRLISSQKQ, from the exons atgatttgtATGGTATCTCGATCTGGAAGGGAGTTGCAGAGATACAACACCATGGGTGGCAGACAAGTTGTAGG ATGCATACCTTATAGATATAAACAAGACATAAATGGTAATAGAAGCAACGAGTTGGAAGTACTAATGGTGAGTTCACAGAAAACACAAAGATTAATGTTTCCAAAGGGAGGATGGGAACTTGATGAATCTCTACAAGAAGCTGCTTCTAGGGAGTCTCTTGAAGAAGCAGGAGTCATAGGATTAGTTGAG TGTGAATTGGGACAGTGGAATTTCATTAGCAAAAGATATGGAATATACTATGAAGGGTACATGTTCCCTTTGTTTGTGAAAGAGCAACTTGATTATTGGCCTGAGAAAAATCTTAGGACAAGAGTTTGG ATGACTGTTGGTGAAGCTCGGGAAGCTTGTCAACATTGGTGGATGAAAGAAGCATTAGATATATTGCTTCAAAGACTCATTTCTTCacagaaacaataa